The Pseudomonas sp. TH06 genome has a window encoding:
- a CDS encoding ABC transporter ATP-binding protein: MNQDNLIEVRDLAVEFGFGERVHRVVESVSFDIKRGETLALVGESGSGKSVTAHSILRLLPYPMARHPAGSINYSGQNLLGLSEKTLRHIRGNRIAMIFQEPMTSLNPLHSIEKQINEVLGIHKGLTGKVATKRTLELLEMVGIPEPHKRLKALPHELSGGQRQRVMIAMALANEPELLIADEPTTALDVTVQLKILDLLKELQARLGMSLLLISHDLNLVRRIAHRVCVMQRGCIVEQASCAELFRSPQHPYTRELLGAEPSGGPATNKIGAPLLEVENLKVWFPIKKGLLKRTVDHVKAVDGINFSLPQGQTLGIVGESGSGKSTLGLAILRLIGSKGAVRFEGKQLDCLTQNEVRPLRREMQVVFQDPFGSLSPRMCVSDIVGEGLRIHKMGTAAEQEAAIIAALKEVGLDPETRHRYPHEFSGGQRQRIAIARALVLKPALILLDEPTSALDRTVQRQVVELLRSLQAKYNLTYLFISHDLAVVKALSHQLMVVKHGQVVEQGDAQEIFAAPKHPYTQQLLEAAFLAPATAQ, from the coding sequence ATGAATCAGGACAATCTGATCGAAGTACGCGACCTCGCCGTCGAATTCGGTTTCGGCGAGCGCGTGCACCGGGTCGTGGAAAGCGTGAGTTTCGACATCAAGCGTGGCGAAACCCTGGCGTTGGTCGGCGAATCCGGCTCGGGCAAATCAGTGACGGCGCACTCGATCCTGCGCCTGCTGCCCTACCCGATGGCCCGGCATCCGGCCGGTAGCATCAACTATTCCGGGCAAAACCTGCTGGGCCTGAGCGAAAAGACCCTCCGCCATATTCGCGGCAACCGCATCGCGATGATCTTTCAGGAGCCGATGACCTCGCTCAATCCGCTGCACTCGATCGAAAAGCAGATCAACGAAGTCCTCGGCATCCACAAGGGCCTGACCGGCAAAGTCGCGACCAAGCGCACGCTGGAGTTGCTGGAGATGGTCGGCATCCCCGAGCCGCACAAGCGCCTCAAGGCCCTGCCCCACGAATTGTCCGGCGGCCAACGCCAGCGGGTGATGATCGCCATGGCCCTGGCCAACGAGCCGGAACTGTTGATTGCCGACGAGCCAACCACCGCTCTGGACGTGACCGTTCAGCTGAAAATCCTCGATTTGCTCAAGGAATTGCAGGCCAGATTGGGCATGTCGCTGTTACTGATCAGTCACGATTTGAACCTGGTGCGAAGAATTGCGCATCGCGTATGTGTCATGCAGCGCGGTTGCATCGTCGAACAAGCATCGTGCGCAGAGCTGTTCCGTTCGCCGCAGCATCCGTACACTCGGGAATTGCTCGGCGCGGAGCCCAGCGGAGGCCCGGCGACCAATAAAATCGGGGCGCCGTTGCTCGAAGTCGAGAACCTCAAAGTCTGGTTCCCGATCAAGAAAGGCCTGCTCAAGCGTACGGTGGATCACGTCAAGGCAGTGGACGGCATCAATTTCAGCCTGCCTCAGGGTCAGACTCTGGGGATTGTGGGAGAAAGCGGTTCCGGTAAATCCACGCTGGGTCTGGCGATTTTGCGGCTGATCGGCAGCAAAGGCGCGGTCCGTTTTGAAGGCAAGCAGCTAGACTGCCTGACGCAGAACGAGGTTCGCCCGTTGCGTCGGGAGATGCAGGTGGTGTTTCAGGACCCGTTTGGCAGCCTGAGCCCGCGCATGTGCGTCAGCGATATCGTTGGCGAAGGCCTGCGGATTCACAAGATGGGCACCGCGGCCGAACAGGAAGCGGCGATTATTGCGGCATTGAAGGAGGTAGGTCTGGATCCGGAAACCCGGCACCGCTACCCCCACGAATTTTCCGGTGGGCAACGGCAGCGAATCGCCATTGCCCGGGCCTTGGTGCTGAAACCGGCGCTGATCCTGCTGGACGAGCCGACGTCGGCGCTCGACCGGACGGTGCAGCGGCAAGTGGTGGAGCTGTTGCGTTCACTGCAAGCCAAGTACAACCTGACGTATTTGTTCATCAGCCATGACCTGGCTGTCGTCAAAGCGCTGAGCCACCAGTTGATGGTGGTCAAGCATGGCCAAGTGGTCGAACAGGGAGACGCGCAAGAAATCTTTGCCGCCCCTAAACATCCGTATACACAGCAGTTGCTGGAAGCCGCTTTTTTGGCACCAGCCACTGCGCAATAA
- a CDS encoding ABC transporter permease, with protein MNLSPLNRRRFELFKANKRGWWSLWLFLLLFGLSLGAELIANDKPLVVHYDNNWYFPAIKRYPETTFGGEFPLEANYKSPYIRELLKAKDAWVLWAPIPYNYQSINYDLKVPAPAPPSADNLLGTDDQGRDVLARVIYGFRISVLFALTLTVLSSIIGVIAGALQGFYGGWVDLAGQRFLEIWSGLPVLYLLIILASFVQPNFWWLLGIMLLFSWMSLVDVVRAEFLRGRNLEYVRAARALGMQNGAIMFRHILPNAMVSTMTFMPFILTGAIGTLTALDFLGFGLPAGSPSLGELVAQGKSNLQAPWLGMSAFAVLALMLSLLVFIGESARDAFDPRK; from the coding sequence ATGAACCTGTCTCCTCTCAACCGCCGCCGCTTCGAACTGTTCAAGGCCAACAAGCGTGGCTGGTGGTCGCTGTGGCTGTTTCTGCTGCTGTTCGGACTGAGTCTTGGCGCCGAACTGATCGCCAACGACAAGCCGCTGGTGGTGCATTACGACAACAACTGGTACTTCCCGGCGATCAAGCGTTACCCGGAAACCACGTTCGGCGGCGAATTCCCGCTGGAGGCCAACTACAAAAGCCCGTACATCCGCGAACTGCTCAAGGCCAAGGATGCGTGGGTGTTGTGGGCGCCGATTCCCTATAACTATCAAAGCATCAACTACGACCTGAAAGTCCCGGCCCCGGCCCCGCCTTCTGCGGACAACTTGCTGGGTACCGACGATCAGGGCCGCGATGTATTGGCGCGGGTGATTTACGGCTTCCGTATTTCCGTGCTGTTCGCACTGACGTTGACCGTGTTGAGCTCGATCATTGGCGTGATTGCCGGCGCGTTGCAGGGGTTCTATGGCGGCTGGGTCGATCTCGCTGGCCAGCGTTTTCTGGAGATCTGGTCGGGCTTGCCGGTGCTGTATCTGCTGATCATTCTCGCCAGTTTCGTCCAGCCGAATTTCTGGTGGCTGCTGGGGATCATGTTGCTGTTCTCGTGGATGAGCCTGGTCGATGTGGTGCGCGCCGAGTTCCTCCGTGGCCGCAACCTCGAATACGTCCGCGCAGCGCGGGCGCTGGGCATGCAGAACGGCGCGATCATGTTTCGCCACATCCTGCCCAACGCGATGGTGTCGACCATGACGTTCATGCCGTTCATCCTCACCGGCGCCATCGGCACCCTCACCGCTTTGGACTTCCTCGGTTTCGGCTTGCCGGCCGGCAGTCCGTCGCTGGGTGAACTGGTCGCGCAGGGCAAGTCCAATCTGCAAGCGCCGTGGCTGGGCATGAGCGCGTTTGCCGTGCTGGCGTTGATGTTGAGTTTGCTGGTGTTTATCGGCGAGTCCGCTCGCGATGCCTTCGACCCGAGGAAGTGA
- a CDS encoding microcin C ABC transporter permease YejB: MLAYIFRRLLLIIPTLFGILLINFVIIQAAPGGPVEQMIAKLEGFEGATSRIAGGGAEVSVAGSSYRGAQGLDPALIKEIEHMYGFDKSAPERLWIMVKNYATLDFGDSFFRDAKVIDLIKEKMPVSISLGLWSTLIMYLVSIPLGIAKATRHGSHFDVWTSSAIIVGYAIPAFLFAILLIVVFAGGSYLDWFPLRGLTSNNFDELSLGGKILDYFWHLALPVTALVIGNFATMTLLTKNSFLDEINKQYVVTAKAKGLTRNRVLYGHVFRNAMLLVIAGFPSAFIGIFFTGSLLVEVIFSLDGLGLMSFEAAINRDYPVVFGTLFIFTLLGLVVKLIGDLTYTLVDPRIDFESREH, translated from the coding sequence ATGCTGGCGTACATTTTTCGACGACTGTTGCTGATCATTCCGACCCTGTTCGGCATTTTGCTGATCAACTTCGTGATCATCCAGGCCGCGCCCGGCGGCCCGGTGGAGCAGATGATCGCCAAGCTCGAAGGCTTCGAAGGCGCCACCAGCCGCATCGCCGGCGGCGGTGCTGAAGTGTCGGTGGCCGGCTCGTCGTATCGCGGTGCACAAGGCCTGGACCCGGCGCTGATCAAGGAAATCGAGCACATGTACGGGTTCGACAAATCGGCCCCGGAACGTCTGTGGATCATGGTCAAGAACTACGCCACGCTGGATTTCGGTGACAGCTTCTTCCGCGACGCCAAGGTCATCGACCTGATCAAGGAAAAGATGCCGGTGTCGATCTCGCTGGGGCTGTGGAGCACGCTGATCATGTACCTGGTGTCGATCCCGCTGGGGATCGCCAAGGCCACGCGACACGGCAGCCACTTCGACGTCTGGACCAGCTCGGCGATCATCGTCGGCTATGCGATCCCGGCGTTCCTGTTTGCGATCCTGCTGATCGTGGTGTTCGCAGGCGGCAGTTATCTGGACTGGTTCCCGTTACGCGGGCTGACCTCGAACAATTTCGATGAGCTGAGCCTGGGCGGCAAGATCCTCGACTACTTCTGGCATCTGGCATTGCCGGTGACGGCGCTGGTGATCGGTAACTTCGCGACCATGACCCTGCTGACCAAAAACAGCTTCCTCGACGAGATCAACAAGCAATACGTGGTCACCGCCAAGGCCAAGGGCCTGACGCGCAATCGCGTGCTGTACGGCCATGTGTTCCGCAACGCCATGCTGCTGGTGATCGCCGGATTTCCCTCGGCGTTCATCGGCATCTTCTTCACTGGCTCGTTGCTGGTGGAAGTGATCTTCTCCCTCGACGGTCTCGGCCTGATGAGCTTCGAAGCGGCGATCAACCGCGATTACCCGGTGGTGTTCGGCACCCTGTTCATCTTCACCCTGCTCGGGCTGGTGGTGAAACTGATCGGCGACCTCACCTACACCCTGGTCGATCCGCGCATCGACTTCGAAAGCCGGGAGCATTGA
- a CDS encoding extracellular solute-binding protein translates to MSPIRALLVQASGLLFAGLAFAAPQHAVTLYNEPPKYPADFKQFDYVNPDAPKGGVFRQTGFGGFDSLNPFISKGVPADDVGQIYDTLTKHSLDEPFTEYGLIARQIEKAPDNSWVRFYLRPEARFHDGHPVRADDVVFSFNTLTKEGSPLFRGYYSDVAEVIAEDPLKVLFKFKHTNNRELPLILGQLPVLPKHWWADRDFAKGNLEIPLGSGPYKVAEVKAGRSVRYERVKDYWGKDLPVNRGFYNFDVMTTDYYRDNTVAVEALKAGQFDYWLEMTAKNWANAYNIPAVTEGRLIKEQIANSNPTGMQGFVFNLRRPVFQDVRVRQALGLLFDFEWTNKQLFNGAYFRTRSYFENSEMAATGLPDAEQVAILDPFRSKLPAQVFSEAFENPKTDASGMIRTQQREAYQLLQEAGWKIVDDKMVDATGKPVVIEFLLAQTEFERVLLPFKRNLSDLGIELVIRRVDVSQYINRVRSRDFDMVVGSFPQSNSPGNEQREYWMSAAADKPSSRNTMGLKDPIVDQLVENLINADSRKNLVAHARALDRVLQWGYYVIPNWHIKTWRVAYWNHIGHPKVSPKYDIGINTWWVKPDAKPAVEVQNQLQAEPVGTE, encoded by the coding sequence ATGAGCCCCATCCGCGCCCTGCTCGTGCAGGCCAGCGGCCTGTTGTTCGCCGGGCTGGCCTTTGCCGCCCCGCAACACGCCGTGACCCTGTACAACGAGCCGCCGAAATACCCGGCCGATTTCAAGCAATTCGATTACGTGAACCCCGACGCGCCCAAGGGCGGCGTGTTCCGTCAGACCGGTTTCGGCGGCTTCGACAGCCTCAACCCGTTCATCAGCAAAGGCGTGCCGGCCGATGATGTCGGGCAGATCTACGACACCCTGACCAAGCACAGCCTCGACGAGCCGTTCACCGAATACGGCCTGATCGCCCGCCAGATCGAAAAAGCCCCGGACAACAGCTGGGTACGTTTCTACCTGCGCCCCGAAGCGCGCTTCCACGATGGTCACCCGGTGCGCGCCGACGACGTGGTGTTCAGTTTCAACACGCTGACCAAAGAAGGCTCGCCACTGTTTCGCGGCTACTACAGTGATGTCGCCGAAGTCATCGCGGAAGACCCGCTCAAGGTGCTGTTCAAGTTCAAGCACACCAACAACCGCGAGTTGCCGCTGATCCTCGGCCAATTGCCGGTGCTGCCGAAGCACTGGTGGGCCGATCGCGATTTTGCCAAGGGCAATCTGGAAATCCCGCTCGGCAGTGGCCCGTACAAGGTCGCCGAAGTGAAGGCCGGCCGTTCGGTGCGTTACGAGCGGGTCAAGGACTACTGGGGCAAGGATCTGCCGGTCAATCGCGGCTTTTACAACTTCGACGTGATGACCACCGATTATTACCGCGACAACACCGTAGCCGTCGAAGCCTTGAAGGCCGGGCAGTTCGATTACTGGCTGGAGATGACAGCAAAAAACTGGGCCAACGCTTACAACATCCCTGCCGTCACTGAGGGACGCTTGATCAAGGAACAGATCGCCAACAGCAATCCGACCGGCATGCAGGGCTTTGTCTTCAACCTGCGCCGCCCGGTGTTTCAGGATGTGCGGGTGCGGCAGGCGCTCGGCCTGCTGTTCGACTTCGAATGGACCAACAAACAACTGTTCAACGGCGCTTACTTCCGCACCCGCAGTTACTTCGAAAACTCGGAAATGGCCGCCACCGGCCTGCCTGATGCCGAACAGGTGGCGATCCTCGATCCGTTCCGCAGCAAACTGCCGGCGCAGGTGTTCAGCGAAGCCTTCGAGAACCCGAAAACCGACGCCAGCGGCATGATCCGCACGCAACAGCGCGAGGCGTATCAGTTGCTGCAAGAGGCCGGCTGGAAAATCGTCGACGACAAAATGGTCGACGCCACCGGCAAACCGGTGGTTATCGAATTCCTGCTGGCGCAGACCGAATTCGAACGCGTGTTGTTGCCGTTCAAGCGCAACCTCAGCGACCTCGGTATCGAGCTGGTGATTCGCCGCGTCGACGTCTCGCAGTACATCAACCGTGTGCGTTCGCGGGACTTCGACATGGTGGTCGGCAGCTTCCCGCAGTCCAACTCGCCGGGGAACGAGCAGCGCGAATACTGGATGAGCGCTGCCGCCGACAAACCGAGCAGCCGCAACACCATGGGTTTGAAGGATCCGATCGTCGATCAACTGGTCGAGAACCTGATCAATGCCGATTCGCGGAAAAATCTGGTGGCCCATGCCCGTGCGCTGGATCGTGTGTTGCAGTGGGGCTATTACGTGATTCCCAACTGGCACATCAAGACCTGGCGCGTGGCCTACTGGAACCACATCGGCCACCCGAAAGTCTCCCCCAAGTACGACATCGGCATTAACACCTGGTGGGTCAAGCCCGATGCGAAACCTGCGGTAGAAGTGCAAAACCAACTGCAAGCCGAACCTGTGGGCACGGAGTAA
- a CDS encoding extracellular solute-binding protein codes for MKRPLLLLLISLALSSTASATITESHGYAQFGTLKYPARFTHFDWVNPQAPKGGTLRVMAFGTFDTVNPYTFKGTSPVTTPNFLQYGINELNEPLMVGTGQYSPSGDEPASSYGLIAQSVEYSEDRSWVVFNLRPEARFHDGTPITAYDVAFSYRLLLKEGHPLYRTALQEVSRVDILNSQRIRFVMKRSGNPLLILRLGELPVLPQHYWKDRDFKATTFEPPLGSGPYRITSVTPGRQLIFERVKDYWGKDLPVNRGKYNFDRMEVEFYRDSDVAFEAFKAGEFDIYIEHQAKNWANGYNFPAVRRGDVIKAQIPHQIPTQSQGLFMNTRRATFSDVKTREALGLMFDFEWTNRALFSDAYKRTTSYYPNSEFSATGLPVGHEWLMLKPYKDQLPAKLFTEPFTLPHTDGRGIPRETMRKALALLAEAGWKLNGQRLQNAAGQPLSFELLLVNPNLERILQPYIENLNSIGIDARLRTVDRAQYKQRLDQFDFDMILMTLNQTLSPGLEQWQYFHSSQVGVKGSKNYAGIANPVVDHLLEQLLAAQTRDEQVAAGKALDRVLLWQHYSIPNWYLNYHRLAYRNRLAFVTTPPYTLGLSAWWLKSSEKDQ; via the coding sequence TTGAAGCGTCCCCTCCTCCTGCTCCTGATCAGCCTGGCCTTGAGCTCAACCGCAAGCGCGACGATTACCGAAAGTCACGGTTATGCGCAGTTCGGCACGCTCAAGTACCCGGCCAGATTTACCCACTTCGACTGGGTCAACCCGCAAGCGCCCAAGGGCGGTACGTTGCGGGTGATGGCGTTCGGCACTTTCGATACGGTCAACCCTTACACCTTCAAGGGCACCAGCCCGGTGACCACGCCGAATTTCCTCCAGTACGGCATCAACGAGCTGAACGAGCCACTGATGGTCGGCACCGGCCAGTATTCGCCGTCCGGTGATGAACCGGCGTCCAGTTACGGCTTGATCGCGCAGTCGGTGGAATACAGCGAAGATCGCAGCTGGGTGGTGTTCAATCTGCGCCCGGAAGCCCGTTTTCATGACGGTACGCCGATCACCGCCTACGACGTCGCGTTCTCCTATCGCCTGCTGCTCAAGGAAGGTCATCCGCTGTACCGCACTGCGTTGCAGGAAGTGTCGCGGGTCGACATCCTCAACTCGCAGCGCATTCGCTTCGTGATGAAACGCTCCGGCAATCCGTTGCTGATCCTGCGCCTTGGTGAACTGCCGGTGCTGCCGCAGCATTACTGGAAAGACCGCGACTTCAAGGCCACCACCTTCGAACCGCCGCTGGGCAGCGGCCCTTACCGCATTACCTCGGTGACGCCGGGGCGGCAGTTGATCTTTGAACGGGTCAAGGATTACTGGGGCAAGGACCTGCCGGTCAATCGCGGCAAGTACAACTTTGATCGCATGGAAGTCGAGTTCTATCGCGACAGCGACGTCGCCTTCGAAGCGTTCAAGGCCGGCGAGTTCGACATCTACATCGAGCATCAAGCGAAGAACTGGGCCAACGGCTACAACTTCCCGGCGGTGCGCCGTGGCGACGTGATCAAGGCGCAGATCCCGCACCAGATCCCGACCCAGAGCCAGGGCCTGTTCATGAACACCCGGCGCGCAACGTTTTCCGACGTGAAAACCCGCGAAGCGCTGGGCCTGATGTTCGACTTCGAATGGACCAACCGCGCACTATTCAGCGACGCCTACAAGCGCACCACCAGTTATTACCCCAACAGCGAGTTTTCCGCGACGGGGCTGCCGGTCGGGCATGAATGGCTGATGCTCAAACCGTACAAGGATCAGCTCCCGGCCAAGCTGTTCACCGAGCCGTTCACCCTGCCGCATACCGATGGTCGCGGCATCCCCCGGGAAACCATGCGCAAGGCCCTGGCGCTGCTCGCCGAGGCGGGCTGGAAGCTCAACGGCCAGCGCCTGCAAAACGCCGCTGGGCAGCCGCTGAGTTTCGAACTGCTGTTGGTCAACCCGAATCTTGAACGGATCCTCCAGCCGTACATCGAGAACCTCAACAGCATCGGCATCGATGCGCGCCTGCGCACAGTCGATCGTGCGCAGTACAAACAACGTCTGGATCAGTTCGACTTCGACATGATCCTGATGACGCTCAACCAGACCCTCAGCCCGGGCCTTGAGCAATGGCAGTACTTCCATTCCAGTCAGGTCGGGGTCAAGGGCAGCAAGAATTACGCGGGCATCGCCAATCCGGTAGTCGATCACCTGCTCGAACAATTGCTCGCCGCGCAAACCCGCGACGAACAGGTCGCCGCCGGCAAGGCGCTCGACCGTGTGCTGCTCTGGCAGCACTACAGCATTCCCAACTGGTACCTCAATTATCACCGTCTGGCCTACCGCAACCGGTTGGCCTTCGTCACCACGCCGCCCTACACCCTGGGCCTGAGCGCGTGGTGGCTGAAGTCTTCGGAGAAAGATCAATGA
- a CDS encoding transglycosylase SLT domain-containing protein has protein sequence MSSSIRKSVNSDALTRLAQAIAVAVSATLAGCSSHAPQTEATHTPNIAARAKQKPIWLTEKPSPQVPQDIWERMRQGFQLQEGLGVNPRIEQQRLWFASNPSFLENAGERGSLYIHYIVERLEERNMPLELALLPVIESAYNPMAYSRADAVGLWQFIPSTGRYFNLRQTRFYDGRRDITASTTAAMDYLTRLHDMFNGDWLLALAAYNAGEGTVSRAIERNEKLGLPTDYWNLPLPAETQAYVPKLLALSQVVLAPEAYGVNLNPIANEPYFQVVEINQRMDLSKVAAVANIDEDELFQLNPAFKQRTTIDGPQHLLVPTSKAQLLTASLQTMRPEELISTRSLKPVFEGADPTEVAKLKRAYRVKRGDNLGSIAKANKVEVKDLQRWNKLTGKNLKVGQTLVMQDTTKRAPARNSGRVNTVIAANSKSKAKDDSKQQTQYKVKRGDTLYVVAKRFNVEMQHLKRWNPGAGKALKPGQMLTVYQSR, from the coding sequence ATGTCGTCATCCATACGTAAGTCCGTCAATTCAGACGCATTGACCCGCCTGGCGCAAGCCATCGCGGTGGCTGTGTCCGCCACGCTGGCGGGCTGTTCCAGCCATGCTCCGCAGACTGAAGCGACACATACGCCAAATATTGCTGCGCGAGCCAAGCAGAAGCCGATCTGGCTGACCGAGAAGCCCAGCCCACAGGTTCCCCAGGACATCTGGGAACGCATGCGCCAGGGCTTCCAGTTGCAGGAAGGCCTGGGCGTCAACCCGCGCATCGAGCAGCAGCGCCTGTGGTTCGCCAGTAATCCCTCTTTCCTCGAGAATGCCGGCGAACGCGGCAGCCTCTACATCCACTACATCGTCGAACGCCTCGAAGAGCGCAACATGCCGCTGGAGCTGGCCCTGCTGCCAGTGATTGAGAGTGCCTACAACCCGATGGCCTATTCCCGCGCCGATGCGGTGGGCCTGTGGCAATTCATTCCTTCCACCGGGCGTTACTTCAACCTGCGCCAGACCCGTTTCTATGATGGCCGGCGCGACATCACCGCCTCGACCACCGCAGCGATGGATTACCTGACTCGCCTGCACGACATGTTCAACGGCGACTGGCTGCTGGCCCTGGCGGCGTACAACGCCGGCGAAGGCACGGTCAGCCGCGCCATCGAACGTAACGAGAAGCTCGGCCTGCCAACCGACTACTGGAACCTGCCGCTGCCGGCGGAAACCCAGGCTTACGTGCCGAAGCTGCTGGCGCTGTCGCAAGTGGTACTGGCACCTGAGGCCTACGGCGTAAACCTCAACCCGATCGCCAACGAACCGTACTTCCAGGTCGTCGAAATCAACCAGCGCATGGACCTGTCCAAGGTTGCTGCGGTTGCCAACATCGACGAAGACGAACTGTTCCAGCTCAATCCGGCATTCAAGCAGCGCACCACCATCGATGGCCCCCAGCATTTGCTGGTGCCAACGTCGAAGGCGCAACTGCTGACAGCCAGTCTGCAGACCATGCGCCCGGAAGAGCTGATCAGCACGCGTTCGCTGAAACCGGTGTTCGAGGGTGCCGACCCGACAGAGGTGGCGAAACTCAAACGCGCCTACCGTGTGAAACGTGGTGACAACCTCGGCTCCATCGCCAAGGCCAACAAGGTCGAAGTGAAGGACCTGCAACGCTGGAACAAGCTGACCGGCAAGAACCTCAAGGTCGGCCAGACCCTGGTCATGCAAGACACCACCAAGCGCGCTCCGGCTCGCAACAGTGGTCGGGTCAACACGGTGATTGCGGCCAACAGCAAGTCCAAAGCCAAAGACGACAGCAAGCAGCAGACCCAGTACAAGGTCAAACGCGGCGACACGCTGTACGTGGTCGCCAAGCGTTTCAATGTTGAGATGCAACATCTCAAGCGCTGGAATCCGGGGGCTGGCAAGGCGTTGAAGCCGGGGCAGATGCTCACGGTATATCAGTCACGCTGA